From the Candidatus Binataceae bacterium genome, the window CGATTTCAGAGCCAGTGGATTCAGAGTAGGGCGTGAAGCCGAACGAAAGGTTCTGAGGGCTGAAGGATGAGCGTCGCGTGAATCCGCGCGCTTGGCCAACGATTGGCTTGCCGGAATCCTATGGCAATGTTGCCCCAGAATCAAGGGCTTCACGCACGGAACGGTTGCAGGGAAGAACTCGAGCGGCACGCTCAGGGTTTGGAAAGAAGCTTCCGGTCTTCGATGTCGACGGCACTGAACAAACGCGGACACTGCTCATCTAACCAGCGATTGCTGACCTGGCTTTCGAGCGCGCGGCCGTCTCCATCAACCGCCCAGGCTTCGCCCCTCTGTAAGCTGAAATGACAAAATTTCCGCCCGCATCTGCGACAACTGAATGCCAGCCGTGACCCGCGAACCGGGGACCAATCGAGCATCTTAACCGTGAAATCGTGGCTTCCCCATCCGACAACTTTCAAACTCATTTCAACTCCTCAAGCCGCCAGTTACGCAACGCGCGTCTGCTATCGTTCGGTAACCCGCGCTGCCACAGCCCGATTTCGCGCCTTGCCGTTTTTGAGTGAAGGATCGAATTCTATTTTTATCGATTGGCCGTTGAGCTTGCTGTTGTTCAACAGGCTGATCGCGACCGCGACGTCCGCCAACTCCGCCATTTCGACGAATCCGAAACCGCGGCACACTCCTGACACTTTGTCCTTGATCGCGAGTGCGTTCAGCACCTCTCCAGCGCGCGAGAAATGCGCAGCAAGATCGCGGCTGGTAACCGAGCCGGCAAGATTGCCCACGTACACCTTAGGCATATGGAGTCTCCTCAAGTGACCGAAAGATTCGGATTGTCCGGGCAGCGGACCGAATCTGATCCAGAACCTGGTATCCGAAGGCGAGAGAAAACAAATATATCAATTTCGAGGCTAGGCGTATATAGCCGCTGCAAGTGGTCGTTTTATTATGGTGAATGCTTTGTGCTTGCTGGGCATATGATGCATGCGTGGTATCTTCGCCTGCCCGAAACCTGTAGACTCAAGGCCGCAACGCTTGGAGGTTCCCACCAACGACCCCGGAATTCGCCTGGGTTCTCCGCTTGGAACTACCGGCATAAAACTCGGGAGGGCAACTATGCCCAGCAAACTGTACGTGGGTAACCTGGCTTACTCGGTTTCCAATGATGATCTCCGTGATCTGTTCTCACAAGTCGGTCAGGTTCAGAGCGCGACCGTGATCACCGATAAATTCTCGGGTCAGTCAAAGGGCTTCGGCTTCGTCGAGATGACGACGGCGGAAGAAATAACCAGCGCCATTCAACGCTTCAACGATACCGAACTGAAGGGTCGAAATATTAAAGTAAATGAAGCCCGGCCGCGAGAATCGAATTTCGGCGGTGGCGGGCGCAATGGCAATGGAGGCTCGCGCAACCGCTGGTAAGTGCGAGCAATAGCCGCGAGCGGTTTACCGCTTGGATCGCCTGCGGGCGCGTACTTCGTCAGCGGGCACGCCTGCACGGCGGTCTGTGACCAATTCAATCTGTAGAGGAGCTTCATGGAAAAACGCCAACGAGAGCGCGTTCGAAGGCAAAAACAACAGGATAAGGAACAGCGCCGCGCCAAGCGCATCGCTGAACGGGAGCAGCGCCCGAGTGACGGAAAAGATGCCGATCTCAAAGATATCGTTCCAGGACCGCAACCCGGCCAGATTATCGATCTGAATTGATTTCCTTCCAACGCATCGGGTCCGAGTCGTAAATACCGCGCGGAAGCGGAGGAGGATCGCCGCATCACAGGCGCCGCAAAGCTGCCCGCTCAAAAAGCTATAGAA encodes:
- a CDS encoding RNA-binding protein, which translates into the protein MPKVYVGNLAGSVTSRDLAAHFSRAGEVLNALAIKDKVSGVCRGFGFVEMAELADVAVAISLLNNSKLNGQSIKIEFDPSLKNGKARNRAVAARVTER
- a CDS encoding RNA-binding protein, giving the protein MPSKLYVGNLAYSVSNDDLRDLFSQVGQVQSATVITDKFSGQSKGFGFVEMTTAEEITSAIQRFNDTELKGRNIKVNEARPRESNFGGGGRNGNGGSRNRW